AGTgtgtcacacacaaaaacacaatcagATGTGTATTAATACAATCTCTTCACTCATCTCACAACTTTAAAAGGTCCAATCTGTAATTAACtaataacttaattttttttccctctatggagtcataggagagccataaaaaaaaggataaatctgtaaaagaaataagaaaataaatttggaaatattaagaaaaataattaaatataaaagaataattataagccttttcattaattttcacatgtttttattcatctatttctgtatatatttatttatgtatttttaaaatatttattttcacatgtatttattcatttatttctgtatatatttatttatatatatatatatagaatatttatttattttcacatgtatttattcatttatttctgtatatatttttttatttatctattttcacatatatttattcatttatttataattatatttttttatatattttaaaaatatttatttattttcacatgtatttattcatttatttctgtatatatgtattatatatttttaaaatatgtatttattttcacatgtatttactcatttatttctgtatgtttatttataatttttttaaatatatttattctcctattttttatttgaaatagaGTATATGTCTGCAGGAATTGACGATTCAACCTGGGCAGGAAGGCCCGCCCAAAGccagttgattgacagctttgCCCTTCAAGGAATAGCAAAAGCAAAAGGGAAAAGAATAAGGAAAAGTAAAGggataaaactaaataaattacattatataaaataaaataaaatattttttgtgagtaaaaatataaaaaaatatttatttacatgcaaaataaataataaatcatgtgccAGACTATTTAAATGTAGTGCAAAAAGTACAATTAATTGTACTTATTATTAATTACTTTCTAATCACTGATTTTAGGAAACGGCAGTTCAAGGGTACAAATACTTCCGATCTTAAATTTTACTCATTTAAAAGTTTGAGTCTGACTAATAAAAACTGGCTACAAGGTTTTTTCCTTCAATGTTTTCGTCGTCGAGGAGACAAGAAACTCTGCAGACTTTTCTATTCAGTGCCATAAACAGACTAAAGTACCTGACTCAGCAGTAAACTACTTCCCCAGACGTTTGTGTCTCACTTTTAGCACTTCAGACTGGATGACACAGAGTGACTCTTTGCTGTTTATGAGTTTTATCTTTCGATCTTTTCACCTTGCCGGAAACAAAAAATGGGCTCCGGAGAATAAAGCCGATATCTCATAGTAGCATCAGTAAATCTTGTATTTCACGGTGTGATGCTGACTTGACGTTGAGACCTGACCTCTAAAAGGGATAAAACAAACTTACCTGTCACTGCAGCAAAATGGTCGAGGCCACACCTGATCCTGGTGACGGCGACTGAGGGGTTGAACTCGGAGCGTCCAAACAGCGTGTGGGGAATCATCTCCGGGGTCGAGGATTCTGAGAGTTTGGGGCCTTTTCCCAGAATGCCATAGCCCCACACAAACACCTCTCCTTTATCTGAAAAGATCCAGAGACACAAggaataatatttaaaaagggTCAGATAGTAtagagtatttatttattgaattaccataaaataagatatactgtgatatatattgttatcgagatatgaaatgacctatattgtGATAGAAGACTTTGGCTGCCAAGCCCTACAatcttttttatcaattctccagtggtaaaaatggttaaatttagcaccaaatctgtgtaacaaatggtatcaaaccaAAAAATGCTGCAAGTTGATAAAATGCCTTTACTTCTAAGTCTAAAAGTAGGACCAACAATGTGTCAATCTGAAAATTATTGTCCAGTTAGGACTGATTTTCATCTCTGAcacttaaaaaatatttttttaacaaaaataacccttaaaaatagttaattaaaagACTGCAGAGATGGAAATTAGCCCGCTGGTTGACTCACACCGTCAAGTCTGGACAGCtaaaagctgcagtgtgtaTCTTAAGCAGATTTTTACCACAAACAGCTGGTGGTAGTCCTGTCATAGTGTCTAACAAACAGGCCACTTTCCCAAGAGTCTGTCAAAGCCAGGCACCCAAAAACGGTGATCTGTGATGCCACCAAGAGGCCGTGTGTGGAGACACTCCTCTGACACCAAACTGAAGATTTTTGTAgctaaaaactgtaaaaacggTCAACTAAGCTATCAAGTCAGAAAACGTGTCATTATTTCTAAGATCTCCTTGATGCAGCCGATAACTCTAAAATCAATCTGTCTTCTCATTTGCAGCTCTGTAATTCATGCTCAcatttgaatcatgtttttaaggtgtgtatttgtgtgaacTGACCGTTGAGAACGGCCACCTGCGTGCCTCCACACGCTGCCTGAACCACCTTTCCACAGCCGTTCAGAGGAAGACGTCGAGGAGAGCTGATCTGAAGAACGAAGATGAACAAGAGCTCAGTGACGGTGAATAACTGTTGCTTATGGAGAACTTTGCTGCTGGTCTATCTTGCATTTCCAAATACAATTATTCATCTAGTATATGGCTTTGTTGTCCCTCTACAATGTGGTGCCCATCTTTCTTTCTGGGACTAATGCAATCATGTACAAAATGTCgcattttctcacatttaaaatgttttctttggtACATGTGACACCACTGATTTTTTTCACGGCCTGGCTTTGAGCTTATGGCTCAAAATGTTCAAACATCATATCTTGTGTGTTTGACTAATGGCTGCtgagagcagagcagcatggGTAAGACCTTTTGACAGCCCTGACAGGTGACTGACGGGTGGAAACAGAACCCAACAGAGCCGTCAAGCAACTCTTTGTGCCGCATGAGCAGTCACACAGAGGCCCGGTACAGATACCAACACACGTCAGAGGGTATGAAGCCGTTCTACTGTAGTATTCCTGTCGTTGTGTAGTTGTATCCTCCTCACCTGTGTGGCCTCAGTGACCGAGGCCAGCTGCAGGTATTCGGAGTTGCCCCATCCGTACAGCTGTCCGTCTGTGGACACAGCCAGGCTGCAGTCTCCATACGTGCTGATCTGCTGCACCTCCACCCCGGCCAGATCCCCTCCCACCTCCACCGGTCTGGAGCTGACGTTGTGGTGTCCCAGACCTGGAAGACAAGGACGAATGATACATATATTaaaaaccagggctgtcaatggattgaaatatttaaatcgtgattaatcgcatgattgtccatagttaaacgcgttaactttgacagccttagatATAATAATCCAAGATATAGATTATACTGCACAAGTAGTTTGAGGAggttttacaacattttaatataatgtagttattttatttaactgttCAACGTCACTGTAGAGAAAACAAAGGCTGCTGTGGAGatgaaaagacatttttcatctgGCTTTCAAGGTTAAGAGGTCTGACATGAAGAGCACTGACCCGTCTGTCCATCTGCACCCCATCCACATGCCAACACTTTCCCTGTCTCGGTGAGGAAAAGGCTGTGATCCTGTCCACACGCCAGctggaaacaaaaagaaagagatgaaTCTACAGTGATAACATGGTGTTAAAAGACTTTACAGCTACAAGCAACCCCAACCCTAAACCAGAGTTAGGTACATCTAAAAGGacggaggagatgaggaggcaCAAAACAGAGATATGAGAGGAGCTTAAAGGCTGCACTCACCTGGGTGACCCTGCTGCTGAAGCCTTCCATCTTGTGAATGGTGTGACTGCCGCTGTTTGAACATGAGACAGAGAAATAAGTGATCCATCACTCAAGGACACCGGCATCCTTCTCTCTCAGACTTTCTTTAACCTTACCGCTTGTACTTATTCTTTTTAACAGGTAAAGTACGGCGTCTTATTTTCgtagtttttgtcatcatttctaatcagtaataataacattGGAAATGTGTTTACCTCAAACATATCTAATTATTAAAGCATTTCTGTCCAGCAATTTCTTAAATATACAGGACACCGAtacctatacagtatatgaatatatatctgTGATACGGCAGGCTGGGTCCAATGTATCTGACTTGCTGCTAAAGTAAACTGAGGTGTCTAAAACCagcaaacaaacagcagccaaaaTCCATCATTAAGGTAATGAAATGCTAATTTAATGGATGTAGTGCTCTACTGAGCATGCACAGGATGAGCCACCTTAacccgggcctttccaagccgacttAGCCAAAATAGATCTTGAAATATctgcagctgtgtttgtgtgtgcctcAACGTGCTTCAGGACTCACCTGTAAACTTCATCTTCAACTATCCGCCTTCCACACTGGCCGTACGCATTGTTGCCCATACTGAAAACTAttagagaaaacagagagaaacgGGATGAGAGACTGAGCACCATACTTAATGTATCAATATCTAACCAacttttatctatttatgtgaAATGCAAAAGTTTTTATTCTCATATACAAGCTGCCAAGGATGTAAAAACGAATCATTCTAGCTCTAGATCACACTGTGGGTGAGCCACTGCACGTCATCCTCTTGTCAGGCCAAACTACAATCAGATATCTGGTAATTAAAAACCTAACAGCAAAGTAAATACCAGATAAATCATGTTAAGACCTCAAACACTCAGGAATGAGCCAGTCTTAAATTTGGAAAATATCCAAAACATGATGAAAACTCACTTTAATAgaattcataaaataaaaataatgttataCATCGTGTAGGGCAGCAAACCACTCTACAAACTGTGATTTCTTCAACTTAAAATGATGCATATTACAACATCTGTATGCTAATTTACTGAATGTAAAGGGTGGAGGAGGTAAAAGGACACACAGTGTGACAAGCTGCCACGTCTCCTCTAAAAAGCCTTTAGTGATTTAGTTTAGCCTGATGTTGAACAGTGTGTCTGGTAGTTAACTGTGGGTTTGGCTTCATGCTGGTGCAGGAAGTGTGAGTTTCTTACCTCCCTCCTGGTCGGTGAGGATCAGAGAGTGAGCGCGGCCACATGCAACCTGAACCACTTTGGTCTTTAGAGGCTCGAGGAGAGGCAGAGCCACCGGGGAGGGCTCCAACACGTAGTCATAGCTCTTATCTACAGATACAGGGTATCAGAAAAGGTAGAGATGTAAGACCGAGAGTACATATTACACTCATATTATTCATGTTGTAATGTGGTTGAACTTGTAAAACATTCTTATATGATTTTCTGCAGGGCAGCCATTTAATTTAAACTCCTAATAGGATGTCTCCATCTTCCTGACTTAAAGAGccattttatattactgtattacagtatatatatttaagtagTATATGGAGGGTTTGTAGAGCTATTTTGCTGGACTGTAAAGCACAAAATAGCGTGTTAAAAGACACTCAAACGCTCCACAGAGCTAGTGATCATTCTTTGTGGACGTAAGTtaagcagcagtgtttctggtTTTGTCTTACGGCGGCTGTGTTGCGTGCGTTGGAAGCCCAGCTGGGAGTCCTTGTTCAGGCCCATGCCCCACAGCTTGATCACATCTTTGGTCCGTGAGGCGATGAGAGTGAAGCCGTAACCACAAGCAGCAGAAGAGATctaccacagaagaagaacagcTAGTGAGTTCAGTCTTAAAAAATATAGACCTCTGATATGCATCAAACGTTTAACAATAATCACTGACATGTATGGATATTAAGAGCCGAACCCGTGAGGCTCCACATGAAGCTCAATAAAGCTGATTTCACCTGGTCGGCGGTCTCCAGTCGATAAGGAGTCAGCTGGTATTTGCGGGGACTCTTCCTGCCGCTGTCCGGCACCACGAAGCTGGGGATACCCAGAGCACCGGTGAAGCTGAAGCCCCACACAAACACTTTGTGGTTGGGCTTTTTGTGCTGGCCGACATACTGAAAAACTGGACCGGTGCTGGTTTTCTCCTGGGGTCTGGATGCTTTACTGAGTGTCGCATAACCACAGACCTGAAGCCCTGTGCTCATGTGTCGAGTGCCCAGTCGTTGCACACATGAGAGAGCCATCCTGTAGAAAGAgacaggtggaatttcatttcattctcactgtgcaatatcattttccacttgtgcaattttgttaatagtctgtttattgtcaatactgtatatactgctcctatttttatgcttccttctatttaaatggttcatattttgtaacactttgtttagctcttttttttactgtgttagctgatgcatcttgttttttgcactatcccctttgctgctgtacactgcactaATAGTTTAACAATGTGTGGGGTCTTGGTTTGGTAGTAATGACATATGAAGcccattttaaacatttaattttatggAGGGAGGTTATTTTCATGATTTAAGTTAaaatatatcagaaaaaaatgtactaTTTACTAATAATTGACATTATTATATACTATTACAGTTGTTTTTAATTAGATAAAGTTGcggtctttatagatatttaaatcaatatcctcctcacaaacactaaccatacacttccatgcacacacacaaacacacacttgtcttttttttatatatttactgtattgttattgttattatatatatattttgttctaattgtttgttatcactattatgtagtcatattatgtatttatattaatcctgtctctaggtggaggcttcagataagctgtatattattcatttatttttgtgttatgttgtgtagtcttaaattgtgcaaaataaataaacaaataaacaaatcaatgtgAAACAAATTGAAAACATCTACATCTCTCTGCATCTTGcagaaaacattatatataatataacattgaAAAAATAGTGGCACTTAAAAACCTGCATACATTAAGCAGCGTCAATGAGCTGCAACCGTTCAAGACAAAATGTAACTGCGCCAAACTTCGTTCACTTATTCACACAAATAACGCTACCGTCGtcttttttgaaaatgaaacatgATACTGGAGACTTTTAAGACTTTAAAGAATGATCAGGGTCTACTGACAAATTCGGCTTGATGCTTGTCTATTGAGCAGCtctgtattttaattaaatgtcCCCTTTTAGCCACCGCACCACCAGCGACACCCGTTAACGTTAAGCTTAAATTGACACCTACGAACTGCTTAAACGACCAATACAGGTTAAAATTATCCTAAAATAAGTCAAATTTGGTGTATATGATTAAAGCCGAATGAGAAAGCAGCTcataaacattcattttaaataataatccatgtTTTAATACAAATAGAAATTGCACAATATTCACGAGAGGATTAAATTAGTAATAATGTGAATGGAGTTTCGCCTCGTGTTTTCTCTCCGCTTTTGCAGCTAACTGAGCTAGAGTGAACTTACCTTGTCTTCCAGTTAACACCGGGGGATTAAAAGGTGTTTAACTGGCTGAAAAACTAACTAGTAATGTACAGAAAGTGAGTTAAACCAGCTGAAACAGTCATTATATGTTTCAATGTCATTATCGCGTGTTTGTTTACCGTTAGCCAACCCGGAAGTGGAAACAGCTTTTCTTCTTCTATGGTTTGCGCTTTGTTTCACTGCCTGTGAAATTGCGCCACCTACTGAGCTGGAAGTGTGTAACATAGTAATTTGTATTCAGATTGAAAATACTAATACCACTGTAAAAATAGTCTCATGAAATTGGCAAACAGTTAATTCGGGCACtgattctgaatttttttttttaattttaaagtttgtttgtaactttttaagcttgcatatgcgcgcttgcatgtggccggagtctctgctcctctgcctgcttgccttcactaacACAACGCGCGCGTTCTTGCTGtgtcgctccacctctagacgtgcatgcacgctcactacacactgcagaagagttagtttaccTCTGAGAATATCTGATGattgtacagtggacatttgtgcagaaataaatgctgcagtcttgtgaagtgacagggctccgcagagagaaacggccacaggtgtcgctgttagaaagcatttctgaaagttacaaatagtccctttaaatgttttttttttaatgctgtgaACATCAAAAATTAAATCATCTACAAGCCTACAAAACCTAAAAGCTAAACTATCTGGATGGATAAATacaacaagaaaacaacttaCAAAAAAAGACGTTGAtagtaatttgggtgaactgaccctttaaataaataGGGAGAAGAGAAGTCCCACAATACAATAATACCACAAATAATTAATATTCATCTCCCCAAATATGCTGTCTGTGttgttaacatttatttttatattttaattagttgaatgtttacatttctaAACACTAAAAATCACGTACAGAAAGAGTCGGAATTAAACTGTCCACAGTGAGGTCTGTTGAAATTTGCGTCTCCGTTATATTGGAAGAAATCTCTGAGGTtaattgatcttctcatctaaatgttgaactattcttaaaatggctcttttgatagtaaaggttgctgacccctgccttaaaggcaaaaaaaaaaaaaaataatctgtttgGAGCCGtgaaacatttgatcattgtgatgaaggtaacacagtttatagtctaagtatatagtatataagtctaatgcagtgagggccacaGTGTAAATGTACtaaggagtattagggccacactgagggaacaaaaatctgagatttccagaataaagtcataactttacgagaaaaaaagtcgtaatattacgagaataaagtcataactttacgagaaaaaaagtcgtaatattacgagaataaagtcataactttacgagaaaaaaagtcgtaatattccgagaataaattcatacctttgagagaaaaaataaaataacacgtaaaattactactttataaacttctgactttattctcttaattttacgactttttttctcataaacctataaCCTTATTcttacaatattattatatataatattataatattactttattcttgaaatctcagatttattttttttccctcaatgtggccctaatattccgtcctaccatagacctacaacaatgataaataaaaatgaaaatgtaaacaaaaaaacagttattcatttccattttttataaatccacagggagccactggagaggagctaaaaaGCCACCTGTGACTctagagctgcaggttgctgacccctgcattAAGGGGTTACAAGTGAAAAAGGCGGAGAACTACGGCCAAAATTGAAATGTACAAACACTGCTGTGTAAGTAAACTTCCCTATTTGGAAGAAACAAACCAAGAGTTGGAAGTAGAGTTGCTTTAAATGTCCATGACTGACCAATAATCTACCCTGGTGTCAGATTAGAGCGACTCTGGAAGTGGGTTAATGCTGCAGCTGACCATCAGGTGAGCAGCTGACCATCAGGTGAGCAGCTGACACTCAGGTGAGCAGCTGACCATCAGGTGAGCACCTGACCTTCGCTTCACAGGTTATTTATCTTGCACTTCTCACCTGTATGTACACTGACCTACTCCATACAGGGATCTGTCTGTCTGATAGTAGGTCTGTTTAACATTCACTACGAATGATCCtgcagaggagacagagagagaaggtgagGAGCAGGACTAATTCGGATTGTTTTTTAAACCTGATTAAATTATGGTTTAACTTAAAATCATGTTGCATCAACTTTAAAACTGGCTTGAAATTAAGAAAGATCACATTTAAACCTAAACACTACTGCCCCCttttttgtaaacaaaaaaacagttattcatttccatttttataaatccacagggagccactggagaggagctaaagagacgcatgtggctccgaagccgcaggttgcagacccctgggtTAACTGAAGACCCTTCAGATCTGCTTGTTCTGATGTGTTGACATGAAACTGTAGTGTCACTGTAGTCAATGCAAACGCATCAGAACAGGTGTTATATGATCAAACTTGAGTTTAGTTTGACTTTATTGTGAAACAGCTGCAGCCTCGTATCAGCCGTCCCGTCTAAAAGCAGGTATCCGCAGAGAAGTAGAGCCTGTAATCCTTTAAGAGGATCAGGTCTGAGATCCAGGGGGAAGGGATAAAGGACCCACTAACTGTCTATAGTAGCCTGCGCAGCACATGGCATCATCGCTGTCATCTTGACACAGTGAAATGTGCTGAGCACTTTGGGCACTTTAGTGGAGTATTTATGTCTTTTTATAGAACATTAAACAGCGATGGAGGCCGAGGCTGCGTACCAGTGTTGTTGGAGTCATTTCCTACATGGATCCTGAATATTACTGATacagctgagaggaggaggagttaaggTAAGTATGCACACATCACAGTTATGCCTTTTAAAATAGTGTTACATGAGTTAAAAATGATGCCCTTCGttgcttttaaaaataattaaacacacaTGACAcgagtgtgtgtatttatgatGGTGAAATGAATCCACTCGTCCCATACAGACAGCCATGCCAGTACTGGAGGTGATCTGCAGCCTGTTTGGCTGGTTCTGTCTCTACCTGGTGTTCCGCTGTACCTTCATTCAGCGGGGACCCGAGTGGAACTGCCGGCTGGTCACGTTGTCCCACGGCGTCCTCATCTCGCTGCTGACGGCGTACGTCCTCTTCGTGGACGGACCCTGGCTTTTCACACATGCAGGTCAGTGGTTAATAAAGTATACCTGGAATATGTTGCTGCTATATTAGAAATGTAGACACAAAattacattaaaggtcccatattgtaaaaagtgagattttcatgtattttatattataatgcagatttaagtgctatatattATTCCGTAttcccgtattcagaaattgtgcgtttgaaacaagccgttaggatttttgtccatttgtgatgtcacaaatctacaatatatagaccatcacacggttttaaacataaacattctaaatgtgtcccagtttatttcctgttgcagtgtatgtacataacatcagctgacaggaagtaaacatgaacccaaactgttgcctagcaacgcaattccattgaaatgcactaaaacggagcgtttcagacagagggtaaatacaggtatattcaggctgacagtacgaggaaaacaatgtgttttttgaacattacagcatgtaaacatgttctagtagaaacccaaaatacaagtatgaacctgaaaatgagcacgatatgggacctttaaaccctCTTACCTGACCCTGGTCCTATCCACCTCCCAGGTACAGACAACACTGTGCTCCAGACCTTCGCCATGGCCGTCTGCCTCGGCTACTTCCTCTTCGACATGGGCTGGTGTGTGCGCTACCACACCGAGGGTCCCATCATGCTGGCCCACCACACCGCCAGCATCGTGGGCATCCTGCTGGCTCTGTTCATGGGAGTGTCAGGCTGCGAGACCTGCGGGGTCATCTTCGGCAGCGAGCTCACCAACCCCCTGCTGCAGACCCGCTGGTTCCTCCGGCAGCTGGGCCTGTACAACAGCCTGCTGGGCGACGCCGTGGACCTGCTCTTTATCCTACTGTTCGCCACCGTGCGCGTGGGAGTGGGCTCGGTCATGTTTTACTGCGAGCTCACTTCTCCCAGGACCACGCTGATAATGAAGCTCGGTGGCGTGGCCATGTACGGACTGGCCTGGGTGTTCATGGTGGACATTGCCAGGTTTGGCTACAAGAAAAGTAGGGCGAAGTATAGAAGGTGGCGAGAAAACCACAAGCTCAAAGAAATCAAAGCACAAAAACTGGATGGACTCTCAGACAAGAGTGACTGAAACTCATCTTAAAGATAGTTAAACTCACAGTTCTTGCAGGGACAACGGCTTACAAAGCTTCTgcagttttaaaggtgctactGTTAATACTCTGTCATCAATAAATTAACTtttgcagcagtaatattaatccaaaagcatcatatataatagtaataataatataattggaaataactgaaagggttagttctgattttttgaagtgggggttgtatgtatactcttactgtttttgtgaatggagtctggtggctttgaagaccacaatataactgcttcagttccccgtcagaaagggctgtctgacagtgaggtaaagcggcttttagacacctaaaaaaaatcaacatcagtttaagtgtacgctatattttcaccactttacctcgccgtcagacagccctctctaacggggaactgaagccgctatatcgctgtcttcaaagccaccagactccattcacaaaaacagtaattttacctctcagaacacaggagttgctggtctaccgctgcattgatcggttcgtttgtttgtgttattgtgtgactttctgatctgaactaacgtggcgtccacagcagtacattgcttagcttccacgccgaccgccatctaagttactgtatgtaacgttaatacactgactataagccaagtgtaaaaatgtgtttgcagCATGATGagtttttcacatgtttttttaatgcccATACAAACATTTTTTCACTATGACAAGCTGAAATGCCTGCTGTCCAATAAGTCTTTTTTTACTACTGCAGTGAAGGCACCAATCAAACCAGTCTTGGTCTAGATTTTATTTATGGTAATTACACTAAATTGTGTGGTGTTTTATCGCATCATTTGATAGGACCCCTAAAACGCTTTGCATCTAGAAAAAAGATGATGTGTCAAACtgctttactgtttttttttttactccagtCTACCAAGTGTGCTTTTTAAACTGATCTGGGTTTCTAATAGAAATAGCTCAGAACCAGGACGCAGAGATCAGCTAAAGGTCACTTATTTGTGGTTTAAATACACAAGCAGATGGTAATGAGTGAAACAGTGTTGAGATATGATGTTCGATGTTCAGTGTGTCAGCCTTCATACAAGGTTTTAATAACGCTGCCATAATGTAAACAGGCCAGAATCATCTTTTCATGTAGCTATCAGACTTACTTTCACTTATTTACAATAACATATTATCAGCTGCAACAAACTGAATTCTATCAAAGCAGACAGTGAGATAGTTTATATGTCAAAATAAAGCTTTTGTGGAAAAACGTTTTGTATTAAAAAACTAGAAGTAACCAAATGTCGTGGTCTGTTACTTAATTTAGTACTTGACTTTCATTCTATCCCTGATAAACACCGTCTTTCTGCTGTAAATCCTCACtagtaaatgtatgactttataatctcaaagaatattaaattttttgggggggacattttttatttttttctca
This portion of the Sebastes umbrosus isolate fSebUmb1 chromosome 17, fSebUmb1.pri, whole genome shotgun sequence genome encodes:
- the rcc1l gene encoding RCC1-like G exchanging factor-like protein; translation: MALSCVQRLGTRHMSTGLQVCGYATLSKASRPQEKTSTGPVFQYVGQHKKPNHKVFVWGFSFTGALGIPSFVVPDSGRKSPRKYQLTPYRLETADQISSAACGYGFTLIASRTKDVIKLWGMGLNKDSQLGFQRTQHSRHKSYDYVLEPSPVALPLLEPLKTKVVQVACGRAHSLILTDQEGVFSMGNNAYGQCGRRIVEDEVYSGSHTIHKMEGFSSRVTQLACGQDHSLFLTETGKVLACGWGADGQTGLGHHNVSSRPVEVGGDLAGVEVQQISTYGDCSLAVSTDGQLYGWGNSEYLQLASVTEATQISSPRRLPLNGCGKVVQAACGGTQVAVLNDKGEVFVWGYGILGKGPKLSESSTPEMIPHTLFGRSEFNPSVAVTRIRCGLDHFAAVTDRGELFVWGKNVRGCLGIGKKDDQYFPWRVTVPGQVVDVACGVDHMVALAKSLL
- the LOC119475872 gene encoding TLC domain-containing protein 5-like translates to MPVLEVICSLFGWFCLYLVFRCTFIQRGPEWNCRLVTLSHGVLISLLTAYVLFVDGPWLFTHAGTDNTVLQTFAMAVCLGYFLFDMGWCVRYHTEGPIMLAHHTASIVGILLALFMGVSGCETCGVIFGSELTNPLLQTRWFLRQLGLYNSLLGDAVDLLFILLFATVRVGVGSVMFYCELTSPRTTLIMKLGGVAMYGLAWVFMVDIARFGYKKSRAKYRRWRENHKLKEIKAQKLDGLSDKSD